Proteins encoded by one window of Glycine soja cultivar W05 chromosome 15, ASM419377v2, whole genome shotgun sequence:
- the LOC114386268 gene encoding sucrose nonfermenting 4-like protein, producing the protein MRISDTDVQISRQCISAFLSSHTAYELLPESGKVVALDVDLPVKQAFHILHEQGVFMAPLWDFCKGQFVGVLSASDFILILRGPYKLLHIRSVFYVAFEKGEL; encoded by the exons ATGAG AATATCAGATACTGATGTACAGATATCCCGTCAGTGTATTTCTGCATTTCTATCTTCACACACCGCTTATGAATTACTTCCCGAGTCAGGCAAG GTTGTTGCTTTGGATGTTGATCTACCAGTGAAACAGGCATTTCATATATTGCATGAGCAG GGAGTTTTCATGGCTCCTCTTTGGGACTTCTGCAAGGGGCAATTTGTTGGTGTTCTTAGTGCttcggattttattttaattttaagag GACCTTACAAGCTTCTCCATATCAGATCAGTGTTCTATGtagcttttgaaaaaggtgaacTTTGA